In a single window of the Agromyces sp. H17E-10 genome:
- a CDS encoding RidA family protein, which yields MTLAAPAGRKQVIRPEGVYPPTADFSQAIRVSGGDLVFVSGIIGMRPDGSMPASTREQVELAFENLATVLDAAGATPSDVVKVNVFVGESFALMRDDVREIRARYFTHDFPVSTLVQVAGFASPEYRFEIEAIAAVAPSSVEPTSVVE from the coding sequence GTGACGCTCGCCGCGCCCGCGGGGCGCAAGCAGGTGATCCGGCCCGAGGGCGTGTACCCGCCGACGGCGGACTTCAGTCAGGCGATCCGCGTCTCGGGCGGCGATCTCGTCTTCGTGAGCGGCATCATCGGCATGCGCCCCGACGGGTCGATGCCGGCGAGCACGCGCGAACAGGTCGAGCTGGCCTTCGAGAACCTGGCGACGGTGCTGGATGCCGCGGGCGCGACCCCCTCGGACGTCGTGAAGGTCAACGTGTTCGTCGGGGAGTCGTTCGCGCTCATGCGCGACGACGTGCGCGAGATCCGCGCGCGGTACTTCACACACGACTTCCCGGTGTCGACGCTCGTGCAGGTCGCGGGCTTCGCCTCACCCGAGTACCGCTTCGAGATCGAGGCGATCGCCGCGGTCGCCCCCTCGTCGGTCGAGCCCACTTCGGTGGTCGAGTAG
- a CDS encoding CaiB/BaiF CoA transferase family protein — MSAEGFETVAALPPQPRGFETVAALPPQPAGPLAGIRVVELGQYISGPYAAKLLADLGADVVKVESPDGDPMRRWEGHGAMSPQFAAYNRGKRAVVLDLKSEHGLAELLRLAGDADVLIENFRPGVASRLGFGPEVLRERNPRLVSCSITGFGADGPYAKRPAYDTVISAVGGMYSQVVPEHILRPMGPAFSDLLSGMQAAQAVLAALHARNATGAGEHLEVSMVGSLIDFLTEAASTYLETGQVAGPDSRPRRAQAYACRGSDGRAFVVHMSVPEKFWTGLLDVLEHPELAEDPRFSTREARVRNYDELDVELKAITARMPRQYWLDRLAAHDIPHGPLNTVADLFDDPQVASMGLVEEIDGHDGPLRVPVPSTVFHGSGRPTLRAAPRLGEHDGQLLREASVIEEGLPEASITIDGAAVTEGTRA; from the coding sequence ATGTCAGCTGAAGGTTTCGAGACGGTCGCTGCGCTCCCTCCTCAACCCAGGGGTTTCGAGACGGTCGCTGCGCTCCCTCCTCAACCCGCAGGCCCTCTCGCCGGCATCCGCGTCGTCGAGCTCGGCCAGTACATCTCCGGGCCCTACGCGGCGAAGCTGCTCGCCGACCTCGGCGCCGACGTCGTCAAGGTCGAGTCGCCCGACGGCGACCCGATGCGCCGCTGGGAGGGGCACGGGGCGATGAGCCCGCAGTTCGCCGCGTACAACCGCGGCAAGCGCGCCGTCGTGCTCGACCTCAAGAGCGAGCACGGTCTCGCCGAGCTCCTGCGCCTCGCGGGCGACGCCGACGTGCTCATCGAGAACTTCCGCCCCGGCGTCGCGAGCCGGCTCGGCTTCGGGCCCGAGGTGCTGCGCGAGCGCAACCCGCGACTCGTGAGCTGCTCGATCACGGGCTTCGGCGCCGACGGCCCGTACGCGAAGCGTCCCGCCTACGACACCGTGATCTCCGCGGTCGGCGGCATGTACAGCCAGGTCGTGCCCGAGCACATCCTGCGCCCGATGGGTCCCGCGTTCTCCGATCTGCTGAGCGGCATGCAGGCCGCGCAGGCCGTGCTCGCGGCCCTGCACGCCCGCAACGCGACCGGCGCGGGCGAGCACCTCGAGGTGTCGATGGTGGGCTCCCTCATCGACTTCCTCACCGAGGCCGCCTCGACCTACCTCGAGACCGGGCAGGTCGCCGGCCCCGACTCGCGCCCGCGCCGCGCCCAGGCCTACGCGTGCCGCGGCTCAGACGGGCGCGCCTTCGTCGTCCACATGTCGGTGCCCGAGAAGTTCTGGACGGGCCTGCTCGACGTGCTCGAGCACCCCGAGCTCGCCGAGGACCCGCGGTTCTCGACCCGCGAGGCCCGCGTGCGCAACTACGACGAGCTCGACGTCGAGCTCAAGGCCATCACAGCCCGGATGCCGCGGCAGTACTGGCTCGACCGGCTGGCCGCGCACGACATCCCGCACGGGCCGCTCAACACCGTCGCCGACCTGTTCGACGACCCGCAGGTCGCGTCGATGGGGCTCGTGGAGGAGATCGACGGGCACGACGGGCCGCTGCGCGTCCCGGTGCCGAGCACCGTGTTCCACGGCAGCGGGCGACCGACGTTGCGCGCCGCCCCCAGGCTCGGCGAACACGACGGGCAGCTGCTCCGCGAAGCATCCGTGATCGAAGAAGGCCTGCCCGAGGCATCCATCACCATCGACGGCGCAGCCGTCACCGAAGGGACCCGCGCATGA
- a CDS encoding alcohol dehydrogenase catalytic domain-containing protein yields MRAAVLSAHGLDGLAAVDRAEPRPGPGEVLVRVDTVGVNQLDLNVIAGVGPGVAAKLPRVLGIDPAGEIVAAGDDVDAARIGEAVVVKPNIACGECPACARGREADCPAQTVVGVHREGGAAELVAVPARNAFARGGLSADVATAAVHSVPIVLNAIETAGVVAGERVLVTGAGGTLGRAATALAAHFGAEVVAASRGGLVDAPTGVRTVQAADPTELRAALTEIEADDATRHAGFDVVIDVSGHGPTLAAGIAALGWGGRAVFCAASVDPRVELDARDFYLRRKRLIGVASADYAQVRRALDLVAAGVAVPVVGSRHPLADVRDAYRGFADSPPGKVIIDVS; encoded by the coding sequence GTGCGCGCAGCGGTGCTCTCGGCCCACGGCCTCGACGGCCTCGCCGCCGTCGACCGCGCCGAGCCGCGCCCCGGGCCCGGCGAGGTGCTCGTGCGCGTCGATACCGTCGGCGTCAACCAGCTCGACCTCAACGTGATCGCGGGCGTGGGCCCCGGCGTCGCGGCGAAGCTGCCGCGCGTGCTGGGCATCGACCCTGCTGGCGAGATCGTCGCGGCCGGCGACGACGTCGACGCCGCGCGCATCGGCGAGGCCGTCGTCGTGAAGCCGAACATCGCGTGCGGAGAATGCCCCGCGTGCGCACGCGGCCGCGAGGCCGACTGCCCGGCGCAGACGGTCGTCGGCGTGCACCGCGAGGGCGGTGCCGCCGAACTCGTCGCCGTGCCCGCGCGCAACGCCTTCGCTCGCGGCGGCCTGTCCGCGGACGTCGCCACGGCCGCAGTGCACAGCGTGCCGATCGTGCTCAACGCGATCGAGACCGCCGGCGTCGTCGCGGGCGAGCGCGTGCTCGTCACCGGCGCGGGCGGCACGCTCGGACGGGCGGCGACCGCGCTCGCGGCGCACTTCGGTGCCGAGGTCGTCGCGGCCTCGCGCGGCGGGCTCGTGGATGCACCGACCGGCGTTCGCACTGTGCAGGCGGCCGACCCGACCGAGTTGCGTGCGGCGCTCACCGAGATCGAGGCCGACGATGCGACCCGGCACGCCGGCTTCGACGTCGTCATCGACGTGAGCGGCCACGGCCCGACCCTCGCCGCCGGCATCGCCGCGCTCGGCTGGGGCGGACGCGCCGTGTTCTGCGCGGCCTCGGTCGACCCGCGCGTCGAGCTCGACGCGCGCGACTTCTACCTCCGGCGCAAGCGCCTCATCGGCGTCGCGAGCGCCGACTACGCGCAGGTGCGACGAGCCCTCGACCTCGTCGCGGCCGGCGTCGCCGTGCCGGTCGTCGGTTCGCGGCATCCGCTCGCCGACGTGCGCGACGCGTACCGCGGCTTCGCCGACTCGCCCCCAGGAAAGGTGATCATCGATGTCAGCTGA
- a CDS encoding ABC transporter permease: MSTFLASGPNLGRGGVGAWLAGLSPAGKAGVLAGEVVVMLLVWQLVVGVLGWINPVFLPPPTAIWQGFLQLVASGVLWPNLLISLQAWLIGFVIAAVIAIPLGLLMGTSLPVDRVAGPIAWTIYATPSIAYQPLAKAWFGFGIGPVVFLVAISALFPILLNVAAGMRTTNPSIIRAGRVYGASRLQLYRSVYLPSTVPFLFAGLRQAVVLATIGMVVAELSGSAVGMGALIIKSVNTYQTGQAYAAIAIVMLWSVGMAQLVSLVERWTAPWTRKGKR, translated from the coding sequence ATGAGCACCTTCCTCGCGAGCGGGCCGAACCTCGGCCGCGGCGGCGTCGGCGCCTGGCTGGCGGGGCTCAGCCCCGCGGGCAAGGCGGGCGTGCTGGCCGGCGAGGTCGTCGTCATGCTCCTCGTCTGGCAGCTCGTCGTCGGGGTGCTCGGGTGGATCAACCCGGTCTTCCTGCCTCCGCCCACCGCGATCTGGCAGGGCTTCCTCCAACTCGTCGCCTCGGGCGTGCTCTGGCCGAACCTGCTCATCTCGCTGCAGGCGTGGCTCATCGGGTTCGTCATCGCGGCGGTCATCGCGATCCCGCTCGGGCTCCTCATGGGTACGTCGCTTCCCGTCGACCGGGTCGCCGGGCCGATCGCGTGGACCATCTACGCGACCCCTTCGATCGCCTACCAGCCGCTCGCGAAGGCGTGGTTCGGTTTCGGCATCGGCCCGGTGGTGTTCCTCGTCGCGATCAGTGCGCTGTTCCCGATCCTGTTGAACGTCGCGGCAGGCATGCGCACGACGAACCCGTCGATCATCAGGGCGGGGCGCGTGTACGGTGCGAGCCGCCTGCAGCTCTACCGGTCGGTGTACCTGCCGTCGACCGTGCCGTTCCTGTTCGCGGGTCTCCGACAGGCGGTCGTGCTCGCGACGATCGGCATGGTCGTCGCCGAGCTGTCGGGCTCGGCGGTCGGCATGGGCGCGCTCATCATCAAGTCGGTCAACACCTACCAGACCGGCCAGGCGTACGCGGCGATCGCGATCGTCATGCTGTGGAGCGTCGGCATGGCGCAACTCGTGAGCCTCGTCGAACGCTGGACAGCCCCGTGGACGAGGAAGGGCAAGCGATGA
- a CDS encoding ABC transporter ATP-binding protein, translated as MTTTNEQPGAEASRSGPLISVRDISVTYDVARTGKRLVAIEGVDLDVHEGEFVTVLGPSGCGKTTFMNVVAGLVKPSTGTVLVDDAPVTGPGPDRAVVFQDYALLPWRTVFDNVKFGLEMQKGLKGVSRYGAGAPTRQPEWRDRVQEAIEMVGLTGFESSYPRELSGGMQQRVGLARAFVAEPRILLMDEPLGAVDALTREVMRDEIDKLIQKTGKTVLFITHSIEEAILLGDRIVVFKSHPGAIKEVIKTGLERPRSERSVQHDPRFLELRDHLWDALQGEATAAAVSK; from the coding sequence ATGACGACGACGAACGAACAACCCGGGGCCGAGGCATCCCGATCGGGCCCATTGATCTCGGTGCGCGACATCTCGGTGACCTACGACGTGGCCCGCACGGGCAAGCGGCTCGTGGCGATCGAGGGCGTCGACCTCGACGTGCACGAGGGCGAGTTCGTCACCGTGCTCGGGCCCTCGGGCTGCGGCAAGACGACGTTCATGAACGTCGTCGCCGGACTCGTGAAACCCTCGACGGGCACCGTCCTCGTCGACGACGCACCCGTCACGGGGCCCGGCCCCGACCGAGCCGTGGTGTTCCAGGACTACGCGCTGCTGCCGTGGCGCACCGTCTTCGACAACGTGAAGTTCGGCCTCGAGATGCAGAAGGGCCTGAAAGGCGTGTCTCGATACGGCGCTGGCGCGCCTACTCGACAACCGGAGTGGCGCGACCGCGTGCAGGAGGCGATCGAGATGGTCGGCCTCACCGGCTTCGAGTCGTCGTACCCGCGCGAACTCTCGGGCGGCATGCAGCAGCGCGTCGGGCTCGCCCGTGCGTTCGTGGCCGAGCCGCGCATCCTGCTCATGGACGAGCCGCTCGGCGCCGTCGACGCCCTCACCCGGGAGGTGATGCGCGACGAGATCGACAAGCTCATCCAGAAGACCGGCAAGACGGTGCTCTTCATCACGCACTCCATCGAGGAGGCCATCCTGCTCGGCGACCGCATCGTCGTCTTCAAGAGCCATCCGGGCGCGATCAAGGAGGTCATCAAGACGGGCCTCGAACGCCCGCGCTCGGAGCGCAGCGTGCAGCACGACCCGCGCTTCCTCGAGTTGCGCGACCACCTGTGGGACGCCCTGCAGGGCGAGGCGACGGCGGCGGCGGTCTCGAAATGA
- a CDS encoding DODA-type extradiol aromatic ring-opening family dioxygenase: MAELVLAAATPHNPLLWRAMREPMPDDLAGVAANFARFRRAFAEHDVDVVVVIGTDHLRQFFYDTSPAFVVGKAESYHGTWENEVRTFGMDYVEVEGHRELADEISGRTVLPEAIDFAVSHEWRLDHSFVIPLQYVRPELDVPVVPIHTNASMPPVPSVRRFIALGEHLRSAVESWESDARVAILTSGHMANDVGGPRTFAGSPDPEFDQDAAGWMRDGDLDAAIRVCSDFERITEAGCMTYQYLNAITALAAMGRSADYVDVAESRFASSPFFLWGSC, encoded by the coding sequence ATGGCCGAACTCGTCCTCGCGGCGGCGACGCCGCACAACCCGCTGCTCTGGCGCGCGATGCGCGAGCCGATGCCCGACGATCTCGCCGGGGTCGCGGCGAACTTCGCGCGGTTCCGCCGGGCATTCGCCGAGCACGATGTCGACGTCGTCGTCGTCATCGGCACCGACCACCTGCGCCAGTTCTTCTACGACACCTCGCCCGCGTTCGTCGTCGGCAAGGCCGAGTCGTACCACGGCACGTGGGAGAACGAGGTGCGCACCTTCGGCATGGATTACGTCGAGGTCGAGGGACACCGCGAGCTCGCCGACGAGATCTCGGGCCGCACCGTGCTGCCCGAGGCGATCGACTTCGCCGTGAGCCACGAGTGGCGGCTCGACCACAGCTTCGTCATTCCGCTGCAGTACGTGCGGCCCGAGCTCGACGTGCCCGTCGTGCCCATCCACACGAACGCGTCGATGCCGCCCGTGCCGAGCGTGCGCCGGTTCATCGCGCTGGGCGAGCATCTGCGCTCGGCCGTCGAGTCGTGGGAGTCCGACGCCCGGGTCGCGATCCTCACCTCGGGGCACATGGCCAACGACGTCGGCGGACCGCGCACGTTCGCGGGCTCGCCAGACCCCGAATTCGACCAGGATGCCGCGGGCTGGATGCGCGACGGCGATCTCGACGCCGCGATTCGCGTGTGCAGCGACTTCGAGCGCATCACCGAGGCCGGCTGCATGACCTACCAATACCTCAACGCGATCACCGCGCTCGCCGCGATGGGCCGGTCCGCCGATTACGTCGACGTCGCCGAGTCGCGGTTCGCGTCGAGCCCGTTCTTCCTGTGGGGGAGCTGCTGA
- a CDS encoding LLM class flavin-dependent oxidoreductase codes for MKFGLLLPHFGEEASREKLLEGSKLAEDRGFDSVWVRDHLVFEPHGEMEKPNRTFYDALTTLTAIGAVTEKLELGTGSLIPFRHPLVTALMAGTITQLVGPRLILGFGAGTFDHEFEAVGWGDLNRVEMVRSNAEILKRVFTENDVTYDDGIFSFENVTIEPKPVGGPVPFWYCGATPASARLAAEYADGWMPGRISLRTMEKRIGTMREMTDASGRPMPTVAVIPPTSIEDTREEALKHVNIPGLLAWANKARFTVKPESGSFQTVEDLEGQLIVGDPDQAVEEIKKFEALGVEHLVFDFRFKFDRFFEQIELLGTEVLPKFRAGQAAA; via the coding sequence ATGAAATTCGGACTGCTGCTGCCGCACTTCGGCGAGGAGGCGAGCCGCGAGAAGCTGCTCGAGGGCTCGAAGCTCGCCGAGGACCGGGGCTTCGATTCCGTCTGGGTGCGCGACCACCTCGTGTTCGAGCCGCACGGCGAGATGGAGAAGCCGAACCGCACGTTCTACGACGCGCTCACGACGCTCACCGCGATCGGCGCCGTGACCGAGAAGCTCGAGCTCGGCACGGGCTCGCTCATCCCGTTCCGCCACCCGCTCGTGACCGCGCTCATGGCCGGCACGATCACCCAGCTCGTCGGTCCGCGCCTCATCCTCGGCTTCGGCGCCGGCACGTTCGACCACGAGTTCGAGGCCGTCGGCTGGGGCGACCTCAACCGCGTCGAGATGGTGCGGTCGAACGCCGAGATCCTGAAGCGCGTCTTCACCGAGAACGACGTCACCTACGACGACGGCATCTTCTCGTTCGAGAACGTGACGATCGAGCCGAAGCCCGTCGGCGGCCCCGTGCCGTTCTGGTACTGCGGCGCGACGCCCGCGTCGGCCCGCCTCGCGGCCGAGTATGCCGACGGCTGGATGCCCGGACGCATCTCGCTCCGCACCATGGAGAAGCGCATCGGCACCATGCGCGAGATGACGGATGCCTCGGGGCGGCCGATGCCGACCGTCGCCGTCATCCCGCCGACGTCGATCGAGGACACTCGCGAGGAGGCGCTCAAACACGTCAACATCCCGGGCCTGCTCGCCTGGGCGAACAAGGCGCGTTTCACGGTGAAGCCCGAGTCGGGCAGCTTCCAGACCGTCGAGGACCTCGAGGGGCAGCTCATCGTGGGCGACCCCGACCAGGCCGTCGAGGAGATCAAGAAGTTCGAGGCGCTCGGCGTCGAGCACCTCGTGTTCGACTTCCGGTTCAAGTTCGACCGCTTCTTCGAGCAGATCGAGCTGCTCGGCACCGAGGTGCTGCCGAAGTTCCGCGCGGGCCAGGCGGCGGCGTAG
- a CDS encoding ABC transporter substrate-binding protein yields the protein MRTSIPRTGRAAVAALAALALLAGCAATGPGAASGPVELADGEPGAAEDTEITVAIPFPDVTMYSMYVLASDLGYYEDEGLTVEVITADNVTAAVASGSADIGVESTGTVIEAIRGGVGVDLVGGHYCRQNFDFAAQQGVSKVDDLDSTSIVLAGTPGDPAEFQRKRVLKEEGWDLDTVQTEVVYPGPGSESWTEFFVNDKISMQPFYADDRPALEEHGAEIIVESLRNWANDVQVAGTGWAAENPNSLVRFLRATLKSTDYMTAPAPGEFPENVDSVLDIYEANDFDVSGLRDSESPWVLDGHLACPNLYFDTEAWDTTIETQNLQPLEFDESQLAYLLKAQELLGLTNEGPADLVYPGDVQ from the coding sequence ATGCGCACATCCATCCCCCGAACCGGTCGCGCCGCGGTCGCAGCTCTGGCAGCACTGGCGCTGCTCGCAGGCTGCGCCGCGACCGGCCCCGGCGCAGCATCCGGCCCCGTCGAGCTCGCCGACGGCGAGCCCGGGGCCGCCGAAGACACCGAGATCACGGTGGCCATCCCGTTCCCCGACGTGACCATGTACTCGATGTACGTGCTCGCGAGCGACCTCGGCTACTACGAGGACGAGGGCCTCACCGTCGAGGTCATCACCGCCGACAACGTCACCGCGGCCGTCGCGTCGGGCAGTGCCGACATCGGCGTCGAGTCGACCGGCACCGTCATCGAGGCCATCCGCGGCGGGGTCGGCGTCGACCTCGTCGGCGGCCACTACTGCCGGCAGAACTTCGACTTCGCCGCCCAGCAGGGCGTCTCGAAGGTCGACGACCTCGACAGCACGTCGATCGTGCTCGCTGGCACGCCCGGCGACCCCGCCGAGTTCCAGCGCAAGCGCGTGCTTAAAGAAGAGGGCTGGGATCTCGACACGGTGCAGACCGAGGTCGTCTACCCCGGGCCCGGCTCCGAATCGTGGACCGAGTTCTTCGTGAACGACAAGATCTCGATGCAGCCGTTCTACGCCGACGACCGCCCAGCGCTCGAGGAGCACGGGGCCGAGATCATCGTCGAGTCGCTGCGCAACTGGGCCAACGACGTGCAGGTCGCCGGCACCGGCTGGGCCGCCGAGAACCCGAACTCGCTCGTGCGGTTCCTGCGGGCGACGCTCAAGTCGACCGACTACATGACGGCGCCCGCGCCCGGCGAGTTCCCCGAGAACGTCGACTCGGTGCTCGACATCTACGAGGCCAACGACTTCGACGTCAGCGGCCTGCGCGACTCGGAGAGCCCCTGGGTGCTCGACGGCCACCTCGCGTGCCCGAACCTCTACTTCGACACCGAGGCGTGGGACACGACGATCGAAACGCAGAACCTGCAGCCCCTCGAGTTCGACGAGTCGCAGCTCGCGTACCTGCTGAAGGCGCAGGAGCTGCTCGGCCTGACGAACGAGGGGCCGGCCGACCTGGTCTACCCGGGAGACGTGCAGTGA
- a CDS encoding ABC transporter permease, translated as MSVTSATGTMRMVRPRRVVRRDEAKWTWLLIGVIAVILLIWEAAVSWLHLVPEAFLPPPTAVAASFAQLMVDPAFWQAFAYSMTNVVIGLVLAVVVGVVVGLAVGWSAALRFTVAPFLWLLYSTPKVALAPLFILALGLGSASKIALVFLLAVFPIILNTMEGAVTVGGSLVNAGRVYGVNGIALGWKVIFPATLPYSLSGIQRGAALAFTGEVLGEFLGGTGGLGHMLEYAAYQFEMAEAIAMVIVMVIIANLTLLLISTLRRKLAPWYDDRKIAGAS; from the coding sequence ATGAGCGTCACGAGTGCGACCGGGACCATGCGGATGGTGCGACCCCGCCGGGTCGTGCGCCGCGACGAGGCGAAATGGACGTGGCTCCTCATCGGCGTCATCGCCGTCATCCTCCTCATCTGGGAGGCGGCGGTCAGCTGGCTGCACCTCGTGCCCGAGGCGTTCCTGCCGCCGCCAACCGCGGTCGCGGCATCCTTCGCGCAGTTGATGGTCGACCCCGCGTTCTGGCAGGCGTTCGCGTACAGCATGACGAACGTCGTCATCGGCCTCGTGCTCGCGGTCGTCGTCGGCGTGGTCGTGGGTCTCGCCGTCGGCTGGTCGGCGGCGTTGCGGTTCACGGTCGCGCCGTTCCTGTGGCTGCTCTACTCGACGCCGAAGGTGGCGCTCGCGCCGCTGTTCATCCTCGCGCTCGGGCTCGGCAGCGCGTCGAAGATCGCGCTCGTCTTCCTGCTCGCGGTGTTCCCGATCATCCTCAACACGATGGAGGGCGCCGTCACCGTCGGCGGCTCGCTCGTCAACGCCGGGCGTGTGTACGGGGTCAACGGCATCGCGCTCGGCTGGAAGGTCATCTTCCCGGCGACACTGCCGTACAGCCTCTCGGGCATCCAGCGCGGCGCAGCGCTCGCCTTCACGGGCGAGGTGCTCGGCGAGTTCCTCGGAGGCACGGGCGGGCTCGGACACATGCTCGAGTACGCGGCGTACCAGTTCGAGATGGCCGAGGCGATCGCGATGGTGATCGTGATGGTGATCATCGCGAACCTGACGCTGCTGCTCATCTCGACGCTGCGCCGCAAGCTCGCGCCCTGGTACGACGACCGGAAGATCGCGGGGGCGTCGTGA
- a CDS encoding dihydroorotase: protein MSIDLRISGGIVVTPSGPVAADLLVDDGRVAGIVGADVAVEADRTIDATGRLVLPGMVDVHVHTREPGYEHKDDILTTSQQAAAGGVTTMFGMPNLNPPTVDVTTLRDVFDRYTASSIVDWNHNPAPTKFDDIVPMAEMGICAYKIYMVVDTGRTYPHPAGTGIHDHGHLLQIMDRIATTGKRFIVHPHDQTLMDYIEGEVLARGENTPQGYASAYAAREGVIWDTAIDVVLRLAEASGCPVHIAHIQTRRSIEAVRRAKAAGVDVTCEVNHWAPFLSTWHDVETLGPYALSYWVPDDNRAAVWEGMRDGTIDIASSDHAPHTREEKEIGWTEMWSAHTGTPGIQYYYELMLDAVNRGELTLERAVDMVARIPAEKFGLAGVKGSLEVGADADIVIADPAHEWTITNDDVLSKIGWTPYDGRTISARIERTLVRGQDVYADGVVVGRPGQGKLAAARADDSAASAANSSAPAVVAAASAAEGN, encoded by the coding sequence ATGAGCATCGACCTGAGGATCTCGGGCGGCATCGTCGTCACCCCGTCGGGGCCCGTCGCCGCCGACCTGCTCGTCGACGACGGCCGCGTGGCCGGCATCGTCGGCGCGGACGTCGCGGTCGAGGCCGACCGCACCATCGACGCGACCGGGCGGCTCGTGCTGCCCGGCATGGTCGACGTGCACGTGCACACCCGCGAGCCGGGCTACGAGCACAAGGACGACATCCTCACGACCTCGCAGCAGGCCGCCGCGGGCGGCGTGACGACGATGTTCGGCATGCCGAACCTCAACCCGCCGACCGTCGACGTGACGACGCTCCGCGACGTGTTCGACCGCTACACCGCGAGCTCGATCGTCGACTGGAACCACAACCCGGCGCCGACGAAGTTCGACGACATCGTGCCGATGGCCGAGATGGGCATCTGCGCCTACAAGATCTACATGGTCGTCGACACGGGCCGCACCTACCCGCACCCGGCCGGCACCGGCATCCACGACCACGGCCACCTGCTGCAGATCATGGATCGCATCGCCACGACCGGCAAGCGCTTCATCGTGCACCCGCACGACCAGACGCTCATGGACTACATCGAGGGCGAGGTGCTCGCCCGCGGCGAGAACACGCCGCAGGGCTACGCCTCGGCGTACGCGGCCCGCGAGGGCGTCATCTGGGATACGGCGATCGACGTCGTGCTGCGTCTCGCCGAGGCATCCGGATGCCCCGTGCACATCGCCCACATCCAGACCCGCCGTTCGATCGAGGCCGTGCGCCGCGCGAAGGCGGCCGGCGTCGACGTGACGTGCGAGGTGAACCACTGGGCGCCGTTCCTCTCCACCTGGCACGACGTCGAGACCCTCGGCCCGTACGCGCTGTCGTACTGGGTGCCCGACGACAACCGCGCCGCCGTGTGGGAGGGCATGCGCGACGGCACGATCGACATCGCGTCGTCCGACCACGCGCCGCACACGCGCGAGGAGAAGGAGATCGGCTGGACCGAGATGTGGAGCGCCCACACCGGCACCCCGGGCATCCAGTATTACTACGAGCTCATGCTCGACGCCGTGAACCGCGGCGAGCTGACCCTCGAGCGCGCGGTCGACATGGTCGCCCGCATCCCCGCCGAGAAGTTCGGCCTCGCGGGCGTCAAGGGCTCGCTCGAGGTCGGCGCCGACGCCGACATCGTGATCGCCGACCCGGCGCACGAGTGGACCATCACGAACGACGACGTGCTGTCGAAGATCGGCTGGACCCCGTACGACGGCCGCACCATCTCCGCCCGGATCGAGCGCACCCTCGTGCGCGGCCAGGACGTCTACGCCGACGGCGTCGTCGTCGGCCGACCCGGTCAGGGCAAGCTCGCGGCCGCTCGGGCCGACGACTCCGCGGCCTCGGCCGCCAACTCTTCGGCTCCGGCCGTCGTCGCGGCCGCATCGGCCGCAGAAGGGAACTGA
- a CDS encoding amidohydrolase family protein: MTRTDELVAIDVHTHPQTEEFLAAMGKRHQQMAKHFGRERPVVSFAEQADQYRDRKMMAVIVNSDSETTSGIKGAPNDLLGKAQVDHPDVFLSFAGIDPWKGEAAIAEIRRMHAEYGIKGVGELNASRQKFLPNDRRFFPIWEACAELGLVVMFHSGFPGAGAGTPGGGGYRLENARPIPYLDDVAAEFPELKIISAHPAWPWHLENLAMVWHKSNVYLDLSGWAPKYLPPEVVRYADSLITDRVLFGSDWPVMTADRWMTEFDELPFKPESRQKILLDNARTLFGI; encoded by the coding sequence ATGACCCGCACCGACGAGCTCGTCGCGATCGACGTGCACACCCACCCACAGACCGAGGAGTTCCTCGCCGCGATGGGCAAGCGCCACCAGCAGATGGCGAAGCACTTCGGGCGCGAGCGGCCGGTCGTGTCGTTCGCCGAGCAGGCCGACCAGTACCGCGACCGCAAGATGATGGCGGTCATCGTGAACTCCGACTCCGAGACGACGTCGGGCATCAAGGGCGCGCCCAACGATCTGCTCGGCAAGGCGCAGGTCGACCATCCAGACGTGTTCCTCTCCTTCGCGGGCATCGACCCGTGGAAGGGCGAGGCCGCGATCGCCGAGATCCGCCGCATGCACGCCGAGTACGGCATCAAGGGCGTCGGCGAGCTCAACGCGTCGCGACAGAAGTTCCTGCCGAACGACCGCCGGTTCTTCCCGATCTGGGAGGCGTGCGCCGAGCTCGGGCTCGTCGTGATGTTCCACTCGGGGTTCCCGGGCGCCGGAGCCGGGACACCCGGCGGCGGCGGGTACCGGCTCGAGAACGCGCGACCGATCCCGTACCTCGACGACGTCGCGGCCGAGTTCCCCGAGCTCAAGATCATCAGCGCGCACCCCGCCTGGCCGTGGCACCTCGAGAACCTCGCGATGGTGTGGCACAAGTCGAACGTCTACCTCGACCTCTCGGGGTGGGCGCCGAAGTACCTGCCGCCCGAGGTCGTTCGCTACGCCGACTCGCTCATCACCGACCGGGTGCTCTTCGGCTCGGACTGGCCCGTCATGACCGCCGACCGGTGGATGACCGAGTTCGACGAGCTGCCGTTCAAGCCCGAATCGCGGCAGAAGATCCTGCTCGACAACGCCCGCACCCTGTTCGGAATCTGA